Proteins co-encoded in one Seriola aureovittata isolate HTS-2021-v1 ecotype China chromosome 1, ASM2101889v1, whole genome shotgun sequence genomic window:
- the ampd3a gene encoding AMP deaminase 3: MPRQFPKVTLSEAEEETQLLAEKVYASALKEEDNKDALSMFTVPEDCPIGLQQAMEHELLKELAEQQSEETTKRKKSLKMIRSQSMSLQIPMNTDWTRSVAVTPFLSPSSTCSSVPENCPDYQRVTISGDYCAGITVEDYEQAARSLFKALLIREKYSKLAYHRFCRTTAHFLRRAESMRWSEEDEVLPDMCPCPSDRDDPYSMENIPENLNYELKMKDGIVNVYDNAEALRENNPHDLPYPDLETFAIDLSHVLAMIADGPTKTYCHRRLNFLSSKFYLHEMLNEMAELKELKSVPHRDFYNVRKVDTHIHAAACMSQKHLLTFIQKTYKTDADHVVLEKAGQKMTLKQVFHSLNKDPYDLTVDSLDVHAGRQTFHRFDKFNSKYNPVGASELREIFLKTDNLINGDYFARIIKEVAHDLEESKYQHAEPRLSIYGRSPEEWDSLSKWFIHHKVHSPNMRWIIQVPRIYDIFKLKKLVPNFAKMLENIFLPLFEATVNPQKHKELHVFLKYVSGFDSVDDESKHSDHMFSFRSPKPEQWTADNNPPYSYYIFHMYANIMVLNNLRKERGLSTFQFRPHCGEAGSITHLVSAFVTTDNISHGLNLKKSPVLQYLYYLAQVPIAMSPLSNNSLFLEYSKNPLREFLHKGLCVSLSTDDPMQFHYTKEPLMEEYAIAAQLWKLSTCDVCEIARNSVLQSGLSHQEKMHFLGVNYLKDGPEGNDIRRTNVAQIRMAYRHETLCNELSFIVDAVKSDLVNE; encoded by the exons ATGCCTCGCCAGTTCCCGAAGGTAACTCTGagtgaggcagaggaggagactcAGCTGCTAGCAGAGAAAGTATATGCATCTGCGTTAAAGGAAGAAGACAACAAGGATGCCTTATCAATGTTTACCGTGCCAGAGGACTGCCCGATTGGCCTCCAGCAAGCAATGGAACATGAACTGCTTAAGGAGCTGGCAGAGCAACAGTCAGAGGAGACTACCAAGAG GAAGAAAAGCTTGAAGATGATTCGTTCCCAGTCAATGTCCCTGCAGATTCCAATGAATACAGATTGGACGCGGTCAGTAGCTGTTACACCGTTCTTGTCCCCCAGCTCCACCTGTTCATCAGTGCCAGAAAACTGCCCTGATTACCAGAGGGTCACAATAAGTGGGGATTACTGTGCTGGA ATCACTGTGGAGGACTATGAACAGGCAGCCAGAAGTCTGTTTAAGGCCCTGCTTATTCGTGAGAAATACTCAAAGCTAGCCTATCATAGATTCTGCAGAACCACAGCCCATTTCCTCCGCAGAGCTGAGAGCATGAGATGGAGCGAGGAAGATGAAGTTCTACCAG ATATGTGCCCATGTCCATCAGACAGGGATGATCCCTACAGCATGGAGAACATCCCTGAGAACCTGAACTATGAACTGAAAATGAAGGACGGAATAGTGAATGTGTATGACAATGCAGAGGCTCTGCGGGAAAACAATCCCCATGACCTTCCTTACCCAGACTTGGAGACTTTTGCCATAGACCTCAGTCATGTATTGGCAATGATTGCAGATGGACCAAC GAAGACCTACTGTCACAGACGACTAAATTTCTTGAGTTCGAAGTTCTACCTCCATGAGATGTTGAATGAGATGGCTGAGCTAAAGGAACTGAAAAGTGTGCCGCACAGAGATTTCTACAATGTTAGGAAG GTGGACACACATATTCATGCAGCTGCCTGCATGTCTCAGAAACACCTGCTGACCTTCATCCAGAAAACATATAAGACTGATGCAGACCATGTGGTTTTGGAAAAGGCTGGACAAAAGATGACTCTAAAGCAGGTTTTCCACAGCCTCAATAAGGACCCCTATGACCTTACTGTGGACTCCCTGGATGTACATGCT GGGAGACAAACTTTCCACCGGTTTGATAAGTTCAATTCAAAATATAACCCAGTGGGAGCCAGTGAACTCAGAGAAATCTTCCTGAAAACAGACAACCTCATTAATGGAGACTATTTTGCTCGTATCATAAAG GAAGTGGCCCATGACCTGGAGGAGAGTAAGTATCAGCATGCAGAGCCGCGCCTGTCCATCTACGGACGCTCTCCAGAGGAGTGGGACAGTCTGTCTAAGTGGTTCATTCATCACAAAGTGCACTCTCCAAACATGAGGTGGATCATTCAAGTGCCCAGAATATA tgacattttcaagTTGAAGAAGCTGGTACCTAATTTTGCCAAGATGCTGGAGAACATATTCCTTCCTCTGTTTGAGGCCACTGTAAACCCACAGAAGCACAAAGAACTTCATGTTTTCCTCAAATAT gtgtcagGCTTTGACAGCGTGGACGATGAGTCCAAACACAGTGATCACATGTTCTCCTTCAGGAGCCCAAAGCCAGAACAGTGGACTGCAGATAATAACCCTCCCTACAGCTACTACATCTTCCACATGTATGCAAACATCATGGTCCTCAACAACCTCAGAAA AGAGcgtggactgagcactttccAGTTCCGTCCCCACTGCGGAGAAGCTGGATCAATCACTCATTTGGTCTCTGCTTTCGTCACCACTGACAACATCTCACATGGACTCAACTTGAAGAAG AGCCCTGTGTTGCAGTACCTGTACTACCTGGCCCAGGTGCCAATCGCAATGTCTCCACTCAGCAACAACAGTCTGTTCCTGGAATACTCCAAAAATCCTCTCAGAGAGTTCCTGCACAAAGGCCTGTGTGTCTCCTTGTCCACAGATGATCCCATGCAGTTCCACTACACCAAG GAACCACTGATGGAGGAGTACGCCATAGCTGCTCAGTTGTGGAAGCTCAGCacttgtgatgtgtgtgaaatAGCCAGGAACAGTGTGCTGCAAAGTGGACTGTCTCACCAG GAAAAGATGCACTTCTTAGGAGTGAACTATCTAAAAGATGGACCTGAAGGAAACGATATCCGTCGGACCAATGTCGCCCAGATCCGCATGGCCTACAGACACGAGACACTGTGCAATGAACTTAGCTTCATAGTCGATGCTGTGAAGTCTGATCTGGTGAATGAGTAA